One Camelus bactrianus isolate YW-2024 breed Bactrian camel chromosome 14, ASM4877302v1, whole genome shotgun sequence genomic region harbors:
- the ALG11 gene encoding GDP-Man:Man(3)GlcNAc(2)-PP-Dol alpha-1,2-mannosyltransferase produces MAAAERGWCFCELLRFFYSLFFPGLILCGTLCVCLLIVLWGIRLLLQRKKKSAPTSKNGKKQTVIAFFHPYCNAGGGGERVLWCALRALQKKYPEAVYVVYTGDVNVSGHQILEGAFRRFNIRLTRPVKFVFLRKRYLVEDSLYPHFTLLGQSLGSIFLGWEALMQCVPDVYIDSMGYAFTLPLFKYLGGCRVGSYVHYPTISTDMLSVVRNQNVGFNNSAFITRNPFLSKLKLIYYYLFAFTYGLVGSCSDVVMVNSSWTLNHILSLWKVGDCTHIVYPPCDVQTSLDIPLHEKKTASGHLLVSIGQFRPEKNHALQIRAFAKLLKKKEAESLPSLKLVLIGGCRNQDDELRVNQLRRLSEDLGVQENMEFKINISFDELKNYLSEATIGLHTMWNEHFGIGIVECMAAGTIVLAHNSGGPKLDIVIPHEGERTGFLAESEEGYAETMAQVLSMSAEKRLQIRNNARASVSRFSDQEFEVTFLSSVEKLFQ; encoded by the exons atttttttattcattattcttcCCCGGGCTAATTTTATGTGGAactttatgtgtgtgtttgctcATTGTCCTTTGGGGAATCAGACTGCtgctacagagaaagaaaaagtcggcaccaactagcaaaaatgggaaAAAGCAAACAGTGATTGCATTTTTCCATCCGTACTGCAATGctggtggaggaggagagagagtgtTATGGTGTGCCTTAAGGGCTTTGCAGAAAAA GTACCCTGAGGCAGTCTATGTTGTCTATACTGGTGACGTCAATGTCAGCGGTCACCAGATACTAGAAGGTGCTTTCAGAAGATTTAACATCAGATTAACGCGCCCAGTGAAGTTTGTTTTCTTAAGGAAGCGCTACCTTGTGGAAGATTCACTCTATCCTCATTTCACACTGCTGGGCCAAAGTCTAGGGTCCATCTTCCTTGGCTGGGAAGCTCTGATGCAGTGCGTTCCTGACGTTTACATCGATTCGATGGGCTACGCTTTCACACTTCCTCTGTTTAAGTATTTAGGCGGTTGCCGAGTTGGAAGCTATGTTCATTATCCTACCATCAGCACTGACATGCTCTCTGTGGTGAGGAATCAGAATGTCGGATTTAACAATTCAGCCTTCATTACCAGAAATCCTTTTCTCAGCAAACTAAAGCTCATCTACTACTATTTATTTGCTTTTACGTACGGGCTTGTTGGTTCTTGCAGTGATGTCGTCATGGTCAATTCTTCTTGGACACTAAACCATATTCTCTCCCTGTGGAAGGTTGGGGATTGCACTCACATTGTTTATCCCCCCTGTGATGTGCAGACATCTCTGGACATTCCCTTACATGAGAAGAAGACGGCCTCAGGACATTTACTGGTTTCGATTGGCCAGTTCAGGCCCGAGAAGAACCATGCTTTGCAGATCAGAGCCTTTGCTAAACTGCTgaagaagaaggaggcagagtCACTTCCTTCACTGAAACTTGTCCTCATTGGAGGTTGTCGTAACCAAGACGATGAACTTAGGGTAAACCAACTGAGACGGCTTTCTGAGGATCTAGGGGTTCAAGAaaatatggaatttaaaataaacatttcatttgATGAATTAAAGAATTACTTGTCTGAAGCAACAATCGGTCTGCATACCATGTGGAACGAGCATTTTGGAATTG GAATTGTGGAGTGTATGGCAGCCGGCACAATTGTCCTTGCTCACAATTCGGGGGGCCCGAAGCTTGACATTGTCATTCCTCACGAAGGCGAGAGGACCGGATTTCTGGCTGAGAGTGAAGAAGGCTATGCCGAGACCATGGCCCAGGTTCTCTCCATGTCCGCGGAGAAGAGACTGCAGATCAGAAACAATGCCCGTGCTTCCGTCAGCAGATTCTCCGATCAGGAGTTTGAAGTAACATTCCTCTCGTCTGTGGAGAAATTATTTCAATAA